CGGGCCGCGTCGGCCTCGCGCCAGCCGACCCGGGCCTGCGGGCGCGCGTCGGTCGAGGCGAAGTAGGGCTTGATGTCGAGGAGAGGCGTGCCGTCGAGGCAGTCGAGCCCGCGCACCCGCAGGGTGGCGCCCCTGAGTTCGAGCAGCTCCACCACCGAAACCGCGATCGGGTTCGGCCGCGCCGGCGAGCGCAGCGCGAAGGTGCCGCGGGGCTCGGGCGCGTGGCGGGGCTGCTGCGCCACCAGGTTCCGCGGCGCCCGGTCCATCCAGTACAGGACGATCAGGTGGCTGGTGCCGGACAGGCTCCTCAGGGCCGGGGCGAAGCGGGGATCGACCTCCAGGGTGCAGACCGCGTCCGACTGGGCCGAGTTGCGCGGGCACTCCGCCCGCGCGGTCCAGGGCGTGCGCACCCGGCCGACGAAGTAGAGCCCGGCATCGAACGAGGCCGGCAGGTCGACCGCCTCCTCGCCCGGGCGCGGACCGAACGCCCCGCCGACATCTCCCTCGCTCATGCGCACCACCTCTCGAAACCGCGGGACCCCGGGTCGCCCCGCCACCGCACCCGGTATAGGCTGGCGGCCGGGACTTCAGGGAGTGTGATCGCGTGTTCGCCGACGAGCTGAGACCGATGGAGACGGTGGCCGACCCCGAGACGGCGGTCGATCGCCTGGCAGCCTTGCACGCCGCCGCCACCGGAAGCCTGCGGGA
The sequence above is drawn from the Methylobacterium terrae genome and encodes:
- the tsaA gene encoding tRNA (N6-threonylcarbamoyladenosine(37)-N6)-methyltransferase TrmO, with product MSEGDVGGAFGPRPGEEAVDLPASFDAGLYFVGRVRTPWTARAECPRNSAQSDAVCTLEVDPRFAPALRSLSGTSHLIVLYWMDRAPRNLVAQQPRHAPEPRGTFALRSPARPNPIAVSVVELLELRGATLRVRGLDCLDGTPLLDIKPYFASTDARPQARVGWREADAAREADAARGATASNAAAVSGRETPTDAP